Part of the Dasania marina DSM 21967 genome, AGGCACTTGGCCGAACAAATTGAGGTGCCGTTGCAAAGCTTTGTGGTGCGTACCGATATGGCCTGTGGTAGTACCATAGGTCCCATCACCGCCAGCAACTTGGGGGTTAAAACCTTGGATATAGGTGTGCCCACCTTTGCCATGCACTCCATACGCGAGCTGGCAGGGGCTAAGGATGCCCATTATTTGTATCAGCTATTGGCAAAGTTTTATCAGCAAAAAAGCGTAGCTATTAGCGCTTAATGAAGCGGATTTTACTGTTATCGGCCTATCACACTACTAGCCACAAGGCTTGGTGTGACGGCCTGATGAGTCAGCTAGCGGATTTTGATTGGACCCTGTTAAGCTTACCCGATAGATATTTTCGCTGGCGTATACGGGGCAACCCTTTGTCGTGGCATGAGTCGCCGCAGCTGGCGCAAAGCTATGACTTAATCGTCGCCACCTCCATGGTGGATTTAGCGACGTTAAAAGGTCTGCACCCACACTTAGCTGTCACTCCCAGCCTGTTATATTTTCATGAAAACCAATTTGAATTTCCTACGTCAAAGGAGCAACACAATAGCGTAGACCCGCAAATGGTGAATCTCTACAGCGCCATGGCGGCCGATAAGCTGGCCTTTAATAGCCAGTGGAATCAAGATAGTTTTTTTAGCGGGGTAGAGCGGCTACTAAAAAAGCTGCCCGATCAATTGCCGCAACAACTACTGCCGACACTGCTGGCTAAAAGCACGGTGCTGCCCGTCGCTATAGCCGATGACTTACAGCCGCTGCCACATAAACAATTGCAGACTTTAACCCTGTTGTGGGCGGCTAGGTGGGAGTATGACAAAGGCCCTGAGCGCTTATTAGCCCTGTTGGAATTGCTAGAGGTTAGTGGTATAGATTACCGGCTTAATCTGATAGGGCCACAATTTAGACAGCTTCCAGCCGCGTTTGCTCAGATTCAACAGCGCTTCCAGCATCGCTTACTAGCCGTGGGTTATCAAGCCAATCGGGCTGACTATATAACGGTGTTGCAAAGCAGTGATGTTTTTATCAGCACTGCCTTGCATGAGTTTCAAGGCTTATCGGCTTTAGAGGCGGTAGCTTGCGGTTGCATCCCCTTAGTGCCTAATCGGCTTTCCTACCCCGAGTTGTTTACGGCGGATTACTGCTATGCCTCCCATCTAGGGTCACAGCTAGAATCAGTGGTACAAGAGGCGCAGGCGCTGCTGGCAAAAATTATAGCCTTTAATAAAGAGCTTCCACCTAAGCCTGCGGTGCAAGCCTGGCAATGGCAGCAGCTACAACCGCGCTATCAAACCCTGCTGGCCGAGCTTAGCCACAAAGCGCGCTAGGGTATGGCGGCTACCAGCCTGACTCTGTATCATTGCGGCCATCATTTATAGTCTTTCATTCTGTTAGGTAAGCAAGTTCTATGGCTAAGCAACGCGTATTAACGGGTATAACCACCACCGGCACTCCCCACTTGGGCAACTATGTAGGCGCAATACGGCCAGCGATAGAGTCCAGCCGCAGTGCTGATATCGATGCTTACTTTTTCTTGGCGGATTATCATGCCTTAATCAAATGTGGCGACCCCGCCAAGGTGCAGCAATCCACCAAAGAGATAGCCGCTACTTGGCTGGCCTTGGGTTTAGATACTGATAACACCACCTTTTATCGCCAGTCTGATGTGCCGGAAGTGACCGAGCTGAGTTGGATATTAACCTGCTTAACCGCCAAGGGCTTGATGAACCGCGCTCATGCCTACAAAGCGTCGGTGCAAGTGAATGAAGAAGAAGGGGTAGACCCAGACAAGGGCATTATGATGGGTTTGTTTAACTACCCCATTTTAATGGCTGCCGACATCCTGATGTTTAACGGCGAAAAAATTCCCGTGGGCAAAGATCAAGTTCAACATATAGAAATGGCCAGAGATATCGCCCAGAAATTCAATCACCACTACAAGCAAGAGGTCTTCACCTTACCCGAAGCGGTGGTGGGTGAGGACGGTGCCATACTTAGCGGCTTAGATGGCCGCAAAATGAGTAAGAGCTACAACAACACCATACCCTTGTTTTTGCCCGAGAAAAAACTGCAAAAACATATCAACAAAATCAAAACCAATTTGCTGGAGCCCGGTGAAGCTAAAGACCCTAACGATTCTGCTGTGTTTGCTATTTGGCAGGCTTTTGCCAATACTGAACAGCAGCAATATATGCGCGAGCAATTTGCCCAGGGTATAGCGTGGGGGCAGGCTAAAAAAGAATTATTTGCTTTAATCAATGAGCAGGTAAGTGCCGCTAGAGAACGTTATGAGGCGCTGATGGCCGATGGCGCTTTTATAGAGCAAGAATTGCAAAAAGGCGCGGCCAAAGCTAGAGCTAGCGCAAAACCATTAATGGAAAAAGTTCGTCGGGCTGCTGGCATAGCACCTATAAGCTAGTGTAAGCATTGCTAGTATTTTTGCTTAACTACTCTAAGCTATTGTTAATAGTGACAATGATGAAATTTCTTATCAAAGGCTAGTTGCTCCATGATAAACAGACCGCTAATAGTGATTTTAGCGCCAGCGGCTCAAGCCGAAGCGCTAATGACGGACAAGCTAGAAGACGAGTTTAATTTGCTGAATGCTGAAAACTTGGATGAGTTACAACGTTTGGCCGCTGACAGAAAGCGTATAGAGATGCTGGTGGTATATACCGACACTCTAGCCGAAGACTGTGCTCAGCTGCGCGCGATGGACGCGTTGCGTGAGCTACCCATTTTAGCTGTGGGCCGTTATGGTTCAGAGCAAATGCAAGACCAGTCCATAGCCGCAGGCGCTATCGATTACATAGACTTAGGTCATGCCACGGCAACTGTTTTCGAGGCACGGGTGCACTCTCTCTACGCGTTAAAAGCACGTACCGACCAGTTAACTGAAATAGCGCGTTTGGATGCGCTTACCGCCGTACCCAATCGTTATTATTTTGAAGAAGCTATCGATATAGAGTGGCGTCGCTGTTGCCGTGAATTTAATGCTTTAGCTTTAATCATGATAGATGTCGATGCCTTCACCGCCTTCAACCACCACTATGGTGCAGGCGTAGGTGACAATTGTTTAAAGCGTATTGCTAAGGTCATAGAAAACAACTGCCTGCGGGCCGCCGATGTGGTGGCGCGCTTTGATAGCGATGAGTTTGTGGTGCTGTTACCCGGCACAGAGTTTGAAAATGCCCTGCGAGTAGCCGAAAATATCTGTAAAGCGGTGGCGGCGCTGGATTTAATACACGAATATTCCGATTGCTCCGATATAGTGACGGTGAGTGTGGGCGTAGCCTCTATAGACCCCACCCAAGATCAAGACTATAAACTGTTGGTTACTGAAGTTGAAGAAGTGCTACATCGTGCTCAACAGCAGGGCGGTAATCAGGCTCAGGGCGTAGCCTTATAAGCAGGCCTCTAAACACAGGCGTCGCAGCGATTGCTGGGCCTGCATATCTAAACCTTTCATCTCACTGACGGTAATACTGCCCGTCGCTAAAACCTTCACT contains:
- a CDS encoding tRNA-queuosine alpha-mannosyltransferase domain-containing protein, producing the protein MKRILLLSAYHTTSHKAWCDGLMSQLADFDWTLLSLPDRYFRWRIRGNPLSWHESPQLAQSYDLIVATSMVDLATLKGLHPHLAVTPSLLYFHENQFEFPTSKEQHNSVDPQMVNLYSAMAADKLAFNSQWNQDSFFSGVERLLKKLPDQLPQQLLPTLLAKSTVLPVAIADDLQPLPHKQLQTLTLLWAARWEYDKGPERLLALLELLEVSGIDYRLNLIGPQFRQLPAAFAQIQQRFQHRLLAVGYQANRADYITVLQSSDVFISTALHEFQGLSALEAVACGCIPLVPNRLSYPELFTADYCYASHLGSQLESVVQEAQALLAKIIAFNKELPPKPAVQAWQWQQLQPRYQTLLAELSHKAR
- a CDS encoding tryptophan--tRNA ligase; this encodes MAKQRVLTGITTTGTPHLGNYVGAIRPAIESSRSADIDAYFFLADYHALIKCGDPAKVQQSTKEIAATWLALGLDTDNTTFYRQSDVPEVTELSWILTCLTAKGLMNRAHAYKASVQVNEEEGVDPDKGIMMGLFNYPILMAADILMFNGEKIPVGKDQVQHIEMARDIAQKFNHHYKQEVFTLPEAVVGEDGAILSGLDGRKMSKSYNNTIPLFLPEKKLQKHINKIKTNLLEPGEAKDPNDSAVFAIWQAFANTEQQQYMREQFAQGIAWGQAKKELFALINEQVSAARERYEALMADGAFIEQELQKGAAKARASAKPLMEKVRRAAGIAPIS
- a CDS encoding GGDEF domain-containing protein, with product MINRPLIVILAPAAQAEALMTDKLEDEFNLLNAENLDELQRLAADRKRIEMLVVYTDTLAEDCAQLRAMDALRELPILAVGRYGSEQMQDQSIAAGAIDYIDLGHATATVFEARVHSLYALKARTDQLTEIARLDALTAVPNRYYFEEAIDIEWRRCCREFNALALIMIDVDAFTAFNHHYGAGVGDNCLKRIAKVIENNCLRAADVVARFDSDEFVVLLPGTEFENALRVAENICKAVAALDLIHEYSDCSDIVTVSVGVASIDPTQDQDYKLLVTEVEEVLHRAQQQGGNQAQGVAL